In the Ammospiza caudacuta isolate bAmmCau1 chromosome 4, bAmmCau1.pri, whole genome shotgun sequence genome, TGGCAGGTATACACTGCTTAAGATCAGCTGCATTCGAACAACATGCTTGCTTACAGGCCTTTCCAAAATGCAGGCTCTCAAGATGTATGCAATAAGAAATCTGCCTAATTCTCTTACATGTCTAATCCACTGGCACCAGACAAGCAGCAATTTGAGATAAAGTAGGTATGGTATCTAAGGAAAGTCTTTAAATCTAGAAAAATAGATATGGGAATTTGTTAGATACAAGAACTTCATCTGCTGTTTTCCTCATGCTATAGCAAACCACCTTCCACTGCTATTACAGTAACATCTTAATAATATTATCAACTTTCAAAACCTTAGCCCCTTCAGTAAGTTTTGTCCATTTCTTCTCTAATCAGAGCAGATATTACCCACTGCAGTTTGTACAGGCACTGAAGTCACAACCTGAGGTCTCAGAGTTTTAGAGGAAGCACCAAGATCTAATTTTAAGTCTGAATCCAAAATTAGCAGAGCAGACTCAAGCCTTCCAAAACATTAAGAACTTCATAAGCACACATGTAGTTGGTACCAGCATTATGTTCAGGGTTCATCAAAATTAAGTCCACCTCCATACCCCAGAAGGTTACTGTGTTTTAAACTCCACTTGCTTAAGCCCCGTTTCAGCAGTAGAGCTCAGGGAGCAGAGAATAATGAAAAGGAAACAGCTCAGGACCAAAAGTTCCCTTAGGGGCATTGTCAAACGCCTCTTACACTGcgaaaatgaaaacaaacccaTACAATCTCTGAGTGTGTTATCTAACTGATAAATGTACAGCACTGTTCAGAGTGCCAGGCAACACTGCACcataaaatgttcattttgcTACTGATTTCAACAGTGATTTAGAGCCACATGCCAGCAGTTAAACACTGATCATTTGATACAAACttgttaattattttaatttatgtgTACCAGCGCACAACAAAGCTAAAGCCAGATCTCCACTATGTAAAGTCCAGTTCTGTAACACTGTGGCACACCCCAGAGAACTCTCAGACTGACCACAAACCTAGCAATTGTACAAGTCCTGAGTTAGGAGTAATGATTTAAAATACTTCcttcattttacttttatcaTTAATTTTGTGTGCCTTGTGCCCCCAGTGAAGAATACATCCCAtaagaaatattctttttatgAACTGCAGTAGTCTATTACAACTCTATTTGCCAAAATGTAATATTTACTTCCAGTTATTCTACACTGTTGGACCCTACTGCTAAATTTCTTTTATAACACTAGTTCTGATCACAATGACATGTCTGCACAAAGAGGTGTATTGTAACTTATACAGTTCAGCTGTTCCACTTGATCCCTTTCCCCAGCCTACTCAGACCACAAGAGATGCAGACTCGAACCAGCAACCATACCGAAAGAAGTTACAAAGTACAAGGAAGGCATCAAAACTGATGCCCATGAAGTGCATGTGCATCACACAGGAGTCCCCGAGCTGTTACAACACAGGTGAAGCCCTTACTTCAAGTCAACTCTGTCCTGAGCTCCAGTTTCTTGCTTCCTAAGTCCACTGCACAAGTTTGCAGCAGCCCATGGATATCAAACACAGAGATCACTATCCACACTTTTAGATCTTACAGTCTCTCTACACTCTCAGGATCTCCTCTCCCACTCGTCTCACCCAGAGAAGGTGATTTAAAAGCGTTCTCCCAACAGCCTGTAGCGAAACGCCGCCGGGGAAGAGAGCGTGCTCACACTCTTCCAACTTAGGCTTGCCCACTCCCGAATCACCGCGGCGCTGGAGGCCCCTGCCCGAAGCTATTCCGAGGGGAATCCTGCCTGTCCCGCTCGCTGTCACTGCCCGGACGGGCACGGGAGGCCCCGGTACCCACCGGCGGCGAAGTGGAGCGGCGTGGACTTGCGCCCCGCCATGTCCTTGGCGTTCACGTTGCCCGTGTCCACCAGGCGCTTCACGCGCGTCACGTCCCCATTCCTGCAGGCCTCCAGCAGCTCGCGGAACGCCCCGCTCGCCGCGCCCGGGCCCGCCGCTTCTGGACTCTCCGCCGCCGGGCTCGACGCCGCCGACGACGACGCGGACGAGGACGACGACGAGGAGGAAGAGccgctggagctgctgcccgagcccggcggcggggccggcgcggcgGCGCCCGAACCCTCCGCGCACTCCGCGGCCGGGGGCCGGTCCGCGTCGGGGGGCGCCTCTCCCTCGGGGCCGGCCAGGCTGTGGCGCTGCGCGGCcggtgccaggctggggctgcgcGGCGGCGAGGCAGCGGTGGGCGGCGgggaggccgggccgggcggcgggtggtggtggtgttggTGGTGCTGGGAGCGACGCGGCGGCACCGCCGCCATCTTCGCGCCGCTCCGCCCCTCCCGGCCCCGTCACTGCGGCAACggcgccgccccgcccgcgctTCCGCCTGCCCGCCAACCCCGAGAGCCGCGCACGGACGTGACGCCCGCCCTGGGCCCGCGGGGCGCGGCCGCACCggccccggcaccgccccgAGTGGGGCGCGCCTGCCCCCTGCCGGCCgcggcgggcgggccggggcggggccgggggcgcggcCCGGGAGGGgtggggcggggcgggcggggcccgggcgggggcgggggcggggcccgggcggggccgggggcgcgtcccgggaggggcggggcgggcggggcccGGGCGGGGCCGAGCCCGGGCGGACAAGCGGAGCTGAGGGCGGGGCccgggaggggcggggcggagCCCGGGCGGAGCCCCGGGTGGGACCGGCGCCGTCCGGGAACCGGGTCCCCCGCGCGGCTGCCGGTGCCGGGAGACGGGCGGGACggcagctcctcaggggtgaCCCCGGAGGGGAGGGCGAGAGGCGGTGTTCTCCTTCGGAGCCCGCTGTAGGGGCGAGGCAGCCTTCTTCTGCCTGCGCGGCACGGTCCGGCGGCGACACCAGAATGTGGGCAGCTGCTTCTTCACAGCCGCCCTTCGTGTCCGAACTCCGGAAGGACTTTGCCAGCTAATTGCAACGCCCCATTGTCAGATCCAAGCTTTGCGAAGTACTTCAGAGGCATTGGTGCGAATTGTTCCGCTTTCCACAGTTTGTTTCACCATCCAGGTGCTTTTGTGGCATCAGTGACAACTCACGTTCCTTTCCTGGTCACGCCGGAGGTGGGTGGGTTACCCGGGCCCCAGGGGTGGCCAGCGCTTGGCCTGGCGCTCACCTTCCTTCCCTGCAGGCAATCCAGCCGGCAGCGTGGCTtcataaaaatcacagaatcgtACAAGTTATGGGcttggaatggaccttaaagatcatctagtcccgatatcccctgccacaggcagggaacaCCTCCCTCTAGACCAGGCCGTTCAAGGTTttatccaacctggctttgaacactgcTTCATTCCAGTACAGCTCCTTTCCTAAAGCCAGGAAATGATGAACTGAGACCAGGAGAGAAAGCTGATGGAGAAACCTAAGTGGAGCCTGGCAGTTCTTTAAAAGTTGATTAGCTAAGCTGAAAGGCCACTTCTTCACTCATTCCAgggaggaaagcagcagtggCGCAGGGCCCATTGGCCAGAGCAAGGCAGCCACTAAAAAGCCACATGGAGCCAATGGTGGAGAGAGGCCAAGTGGGGAACACTCCATCTGCTCAGAAACAGCAGAGTGTGGAGAGGTGGAACAggaagctggggcagccaggcaGAAGGTTACCCAGGGTAACCAGTGCTAAAAGACAAGGAAGGGAAATCTAGGGAAATCAGGGACCAAAACATGCCCTCTGTAAGAATGAGCAGATCTGAACAACATAAGCAGAAGCATTTAAATAAGGATTTTGGTTTGGAtttggaaaacagaagaaagctGAGATCACATTTCTCCTGGCTTTCTGATATCTAGGGAGGATATAAACACCAATTACAGTTTAGGAAAGCTCCAATAGCTATTACTGAGATCACTTAACTTTAATCTGTGAGAAAAGGGAGATTCCATCGACAGGAAtaataacaacagcaacaatTTCTGGAAAATTCTCAGTACACCTGGTGGGGCAGCGGCCACAGGTCAGAGAATGGGAGGAGTGATGAGGAATTCCTGTTAAAATGAGTGAATATGGCCAAGGTCAGCCAGCCTCATCCTAGCAAATAGAACTGCCTTCGCTGTTTGGTAGCAAAAGGGCTTTAGGAAGTGTTTGCATAGCACCATGTGATGTGCTGAAGAAGCACTGACAGGTCTAGTgatgggagcacagaaaatagaAACTCAGAAGAAATTGGGATCTGGCCTAGTGCTACAAAGTACCTTCCTGCTGGTAATGAGAAGGGAGGCATTAAATCAGTCCCCATGACTAGTGGAGAAGTAAAAGATCCATTTGAATGTGCTCAGTTCTTGTTTGTGCCATGACTTAGGAGGCATGGGCCTTGACCAGACACTGAGAGAGCTCAGCAAGACCTCCCTGGCACTTAATCTGTACAGCTGCTGCTTCATAGCTGCCTTTCATTTCAAAATTCCAAAAGGAATTTTGCAAGCTAATTGCAATATCCCCCTTTGTCAGAACCAATCTTTGTAAGATATTTAAGAGGCCAGAGCATCACTATGCACTTGTTCAGCTCACCACTGCCTTCCTACAGTTTATATGTCACCCTCCAATTGCTCTTATGGCATCAGTGGCAGAAAACCTCAAATTCCTTTGCTCCTCTCTATTTCACATAAACCAAGACATCACTTTTATGAAATGTATTGGTATGCAAACATTTATTCTACTTCTTGAACGAATTTTAAAAGTACGAGtaatatcttttaaaattagGGATCCATGGTGGCCTTAAAATTTAATTGTTGGTTGTAGGATTGAGTAGGGAATGCTATACTCTGTGTCAGCCTTCAAAAGAAGGCCATTGGTGGATGAAAAACAGGACATGAGCCAGCAAGgagcactcacagcccagaaagccagtTGTGTACTGGGCTGCCTGAAATGaagcatggccagcaggtcaagggacATTCTTCCCCTTTAATGCTCACCTGCAGTACTatatccagctctggggtcctctAGACTTGTTGAAGCGGTCCAGACAAGGGCTACAAAGATGAGCAGAGGGCTGAAGCACCTCTGCTCTTAAGACAGACTGAGAGAGCTGGATTGATCATCCTGGAGATGAGAAGCCTCTATGGAGACCTCATTGTATCCTTCCAGTCCTTAAAGTGGGTTTATAAGAAAAAGGGGAGAAGGACTTTTACACAGGCAGgtagtgacagaacaaggtggaacagttttaaactaaaagaggagagatttatattagatgttaggaagaaattttttaccatgagggtggtgaggcactggaacaggttgcccagaagaATTATGGATGCCCCACCTccagaagtgttcaaggccaggtgagatgaggctttgagcaacctgatctagttgaatCTAGTCCCCCCAAGGCAAGGGGGTTGGATTTGATAATCTTTAAAGGTTCCTTCTGACACAAAACTtcctgtgattctatgaaaggAATCATCCTTCCTGTACCTAGGAAGAAACAAGCAAAGCAATTGACATACAAATTGCCATACAAACAGTATGAGACCTACCTATGGGGAAGTGGGGCTGGGTTGTGGGTTACATGGGGCAGTTCTGGGGATGCACCTCCTCTTCAGACTCTCACACTTGGGTGAGGGTCCCTATCCTATTGCTTTCCCAAATTTCTCCTTAGTCTTCCTGCCCCACAAGTACAGCCCCACTGCTCCCCTACAGAGGGTTGAGAAAAACAGCAGTGCTGttcatcccagcccctcccttTCTCCTGCTCAGAGCATGTCCAGGGTCTTTTCAAGTGCTGTCATCGCCATTTCTATGTGGCTTGTTAAGCCTTGGGGTAGATTCACAGCACTCCTGCAGAAATGGTCGGCAAAATAATCTGGAGCATGCAGTTCTGGCCAAAATTCCATCCTCACAGGGCTTCTATTTAAGGTTGAGGAGGAACATGTGGAGGATCTTTGAAAGCAGTCGGTCAACcccagcagccagccagccactgaGCCCTTGGAAACAGGGCTTCCTGAATTGTGCCAAAGCAGGACCCTGGGCTGTGTGTCTGGTTGTGCAGAGGGCGTGCAGGCTCCCAGGGGCCTGCCAGCCtcactcactgctgctgccagagcctgtgagctctgccctggcccacAGCACACCCTGCATCTGCCTGCCACAGCGGCTTGGTGCTTCTGTTGAGCTGATTTAAGTTCATGTCCTGTCACAAGCAGCTGGTTCCATTTGCACCTCTTGTCCTGCAAGGGCCTGAAATACTGTTGATTATTTAGTGCCTTTTCCCTGACCCAGGAAGAAGGTGCTTTACATAGAAGTCTTATTAATGATGCAGGTGCAGGGCTCAGTAAAGTGGAAGCACTTCAGATTTCATCTGAATAATTTAATTCCATCCATAGGATTTTGCAGGACtactatttaaaattaataactGCAAATGCAATTCTGACATATAATGGAACCCactgaaatgggattttttttttttttttataaaatgcttTATAGATTTCCTGGCAATCTTACAGCCACCTGGCTGTAAGTCCCAGCTGATCCTGAGCAGCAAGAAAGGGGTTTGGTGTggtttctgaatatttttaaccTCTAAAAATTAGGAAATGGCTCTAAAACCAGCATCCAGCATGCTGATGCTCATGTTTAATGGACCTCTAGCAAGCTGATGAGTAAATTGAGAGGAAATGAGGAAGTCATGTTTGGAAAAATATATCTCCTCTGCCTAAGAAGATGGGAAGATAAGGAATCATCTAGGTCTGTACCAAAAGCCACATTTTATGAGAAACAAAATCTTTTCCCCAGAAACTACCTATCTCATTCCCTATTGGCAGCTTTGACTGTGGTGAATGTGTTGAAAAAGCCAAGAGAAACCATCCCTGGCTGGCACCATCACGTATTTGCACACTCATGCAGGCATAATGGGATAAAGTGTAAGGCTCAtaggaaagcagcagagctttCCTCTTTGGACAACCTTCaagcagccctggggatgtCTTTGTGTCAGCATGCTGTTCATCACATTTCTTCTGCCTTAGCTTCATTCATCACCTACAGGAGCTTATCAAAGTTTGAATAGTGCTACATGACTTCTTCTCAATGGGGAGGaattcagctcctgctgctttgcATATTTCGATAGGAAGGTTGACAGTCAAAGCTTTCCCTGCTTAGTGAAAAAACTTACCCTGTCTGTCCTTGCATGCTGCCAGAAAGATACGTTTAATACAGGCTATGACCTCTAATAGCAGGCAGATGGAGATAAGCACTGCTCTCCCTGGTGTTTTTCAGCTGGCTGAGCCAAGCAGCTGCTTGGAGCATCCCCAGTGGAGTTCCTCCAGTTTTCCCATGGGAAACAAGAGGATCATGCAGTGGCAGCCTTTTGAGTTCACTTGCTGCGGGTCATGTAGCAACTGGAAGCCTGCCCTGGCCTCAGAGAGGATCTGCAGTGCCCACAGGAATCATGGGGTGGGTGGCCCTCAATAATGATGCTGCTTTTGCTGTCTTTACCTGCACAAGGCattggaaagaagaaaatttgctGCAAATTTGAAGACAGGGTCAATTTTCCCTGCAGAGATGTTTTGTTTCTAGCAACACCATCTTGatttagaaatgtaattttgatAGCAACAGGTTGGGTGGTTTTGCATGTAGAGGGCAGGACATTAAACCATCAACCTGGTTTTATTTCTACAAGACTTATTGGGCAAGAGGATGGGAGAAGGGAATGACTCTTTCCCCAGTAGGAATTGAATGTGCCACTCTACAAATGAGGAAGGAGAGTGCTCCTTTTGGAGCACAGAGAAGGGCAACTTCTTACGTGACcttcagaaaaggaaagacACCAAAACTAGGTTAGCCCAAATAAAAGATGTATTGACCTactgcagggatgctctgtaATAAATGAGTATAAGCTTGGAAACTACTTCTAGATGGGCACAATTTAGCAAAAGGCCATGAAGTATTTCTGTTTCCcagggaaacagaaaggaaggatCTGGAAGAAGTTTATCCCCAGGTTGAGGACCTCTCAGCAGAGTCTCATGGATCATGTGTATCCCTGAATACTGTTCTCTCAACAGTGGCCCTAGAGCCAAAACATGAGCTCAGGACTGCCTCTGCTGGCTTTGGGCAGCTCCTGAATTCTACTTGGAAATGAGTTTTACCTTCATACAGCCACACTTTCTCTCAGCATGGACTTTCCTTCCTGTCCTTTGTGTCCTTTGTCTGGCTTTACCAGCCAACACAGGAAGATTTTCCTTACACAGTGATGCCATTCTCACTTAGCAGCAACCTGATGAAAGTTTCCCAGAACTTGGAGGGCCTGAAAAAGTCTTCTATCTCTGCTTGTCTGTTAATAATAGGAAATACAGAAACTAAATCTGAGCCTTTGCAATCTTGTAGTTTTAGTAATTtgtaaatttaataatttagtGCAGTGACTATGGCTCCACACAAAGCTGGTTCagctctctccccctctccagGCACAGTCAGATGCACAGGGCCACCCAAAAGGAAAGGTGTCGTTCTTGTGATGGCTTTCCACAATAAAGGAAGACAATAAATCTGGTTGCCCTGTGTACTACTTTTAATTtctaatccttttttttttcttttcgtGTGTCTGAAGTAAGCTTACAGCATGCTTTAATGTTAGCTGTAACAACAAGGCGAAGGGTTGCTTCCACGGTGAAAGGAAGCACCAAAGCCCCCAAGGCACGCTGGAGTGCCCAGTGCTAAACAAAGACAATGACGTTTTACAATCTGTGAACCTCTGGCCACGGTGCATCGCTGACATTTGCAAGGGTAAGGTCACACATCTCGGGAAAACTGAGCGCCCACAGCCCGAGTCACCCTGATTCGCGGCTCCACTGTAAAGGGGCTCTCTTCCCCCTCGATAGCAGAGGCGGAAATTTCCACGCCTATTTCTGCGACCCCCTGGGGCAAAGCTTGACTGAGGAACCTGGAGAAGGCAGTGTTTAGGGTCTGGCCAGATGGATGCAgcacaggaaacaaagcatggCAGGAAGGTGGCGGAGTTGCTCCGATTAACCAGAGGGCTGCAGGCTTTCGCACTCTCTCAACACGGAAGAACATTCACTGAATGGAAAGAAAGGTTAACCTCGATTTCTTGCAGGGCTGGATGAAAAATCAGCCCTTGCCTCGAGAAAAAATGACACGGGGCAACACAACACCTTTTGCCGTAGCTCCGTGGTGAGTCGGGCGGCTCGCAAAGCTCTCAGCGAGCCCAGGCACTGGGCGAGACCTGGGGCGGCGGCTGTCACACACCGGGGTCCCGGCGGCACCGCCGCCAGCACCGCCACCGCCGCTGCCCCACCGCCTCCGGGGCCAGGCGGGCTCACCCCACCGGGGCACCCGAAGGCCGCTCTCTCGGGCGTTGCCGGGGATAGGAGCCGCAGGCCGGGAGTCTCTTCCGGACCGTTCCTTCTCGGGGAGAAGGGGCCGGTGCCCGGCTAGCAGGGGCGGGGTGACCCCAGAGGCAAGGCCGGCTCTCCCCGGCGCGGAGGCGGCGCAGcgctgccggggccgggccgtgACCGCGTCCCGCCCCCGGCGGGGCGgtggcagcggcggcggcggtacgtgagcggagcggagcggggcggcgCGGCAGCAGTGCCGGCGCGGAGCCGCGGGGAGCCCCGAGCCCGTCGCGACGGCGGCGACGCGCAGCGCGGCCGCGCCCAtggcgagcggcggcggcggcaggtAGGgtcgggcggggcgggggcccGCTCCCCCGGCCATGGCTCAGACGGAGCCCCCGAAGGCGGTGCGGCTGTGGCGCGACGCCGCCCTGCGCGCACGGAAGCTGCAGGGCGGCCCCGGCGAGCCCGAGCCCGAGCCCGAGCCGGACGCGGGGCCGCCGggggggccgccgccgccccctgATGCCGCCGCTCCTCGCCTCCCGTCcctggcggcggcggcgctgggggAGCTGGAGGCGCTGAACCTGTGCGGGcgagggctggaggagctgcccgAGGAGGTGGGTGCCGCCCTGAGCGGGCTGCGGGTGCTCAGCCTGCGGCGCAACCGGCTGGCCCGCCTGCCCGCCGCCGCCCTGCGCCACCTGGACCGCCTGGCCGAGCTCGACCTCAGCCACAACCGGCTGCGGGGCCTGGGGGACGGCGGGGCGctggcggggctgcggggcctGCGCAAGCTCAGCCTCAGCCACAACGAACTGGGCGCCgagggcccggggctgccccccCGCCTCGCCGAGCTGGGCTGCCTCGAGGAGCTCGACCTCAGCTTCAACCGCCTGCGCCGCCTGCCCGAGGGCCTGGGCCGCCTGCGGCACCTCCGCACCCTCGACGTCGACCACAACCTgctgccctccttccctgccccgCTGCTGGAGCTGGCCGCCCTGGAGGAGCTCGACTGTTCCGGCAACCGCCACCTCGGGGCCCTGCCCGAGGGCATCGTTGCTCTCCGCCGCCTCAAGATCCTCTGGCTCAGCGGCACCGGGCTGGCGTCCCTTCCCGAGGGTCTCTGCCAGCTGAGTGCCCTCGAGAGCCTCATGCTGGACGGCAACCGGCTGCAGGCGCTGCCCGCTGGCTTCGGCAGACTACAGCGGCTCAAGATGCTGAACCTTTCATCCAACCTGCTGGAGGAGTTCCCCTCTGCCATcttggcactgcccagcctggaggagctcTACCTGAGCCGCAACCAGCTCACCGTGCTGCCCCCTCACCTCTGTCAGCTCCACCAGCTCCGCACTCTCTGGCTGGACAACAACCGCATCCGCTACCTGCCTGACTCCATCGTGCTCCTCCACAGCTTAGAGGAGCTGGTCCTGCAAGGCAACCAGATCGCCATCCTGCCTGAGGGCTTCGGGCAGCTTTCCCGTGTCACCCTGTGGAAGATCAAAGACAACCCCCTCATCCAGCCCCCCTATGAGGTGTGCATGAAAGGCATCCCCTACATCGCAGCTTACCAGCAGGAACTGGCCCACTCCCAGCCTGCCCTCAAACCCCGCCTCAAACTAGTCCTCATGGGCCTAAAGGATGCAGGAAAGACCCTGCTGAGACGATGCCTCATGGAGGAAAATGAGAAGAGAGAGGACATGGGAAGCCTGGAGGCAGGGAACACCCAGCACAGAGGGTTTCCTGGGCAACAGCAGGATGTTGGGAGGGTGGCAGTTGGGTGTTGCCCCTTTCCAGAGCCTCAAGACAATTCCTCAACTCGAGTCCCTGTCACGCAACAGGTGGAACGTCTCCCTGTTGAGCGGCAGGACATCCCTTCTCGTGTGCCCTCTCACCGAGCAAAAAGGGACAAAACATCCCCTGCACCGTCACTGCCACCCAATGTGCCCCGAGTACCACTGGGACTAGGACTATCAGGAGGCAGTAAGGGCATCGAGGTGATGGACTGGACAGCAGATGCAGAGAGGGGCCTGACATTCATTGTGTATGAGCTGGCGGGGGACCCGAGCTATGATGTGATCCAGtctttcttcctctcccctGGAGCCTTGTATGTGCTGGTGGTGAATTTGAGTGCCTACGTCCCTCAGCACTTCTACCGCTCTGTGGGCTATTTCTTACACTGGCTCAGCTCCAAGGTGCCCCATGCCGTAGTGTGCATGGTGGGAACCCATGCCGACCTCTGTGCGGAGCGGGAGTTGGAAGAGAAATGCCTGGACATCCATCACCAGATCGCTCAGCAGGAGAAGAGGGATGCTGAGGGACTCCAGAGCTTAGTCCAGCAGGTGGATGAGGCTCTGGGACAGGACTTTGACCTGCGCTGCTCCAGCCCGCATGCTGCCTTTTACGGGGTCTCTGACAAGAACTTGCGGCGGAAGAAAGCCCAGTTTCAGTATCTTCTCAACCACCGCCCACAGATCCTGTCTCcagtgctgcctt is a window encoding:
- the MFHAS1 gene encoding malignant fibrous histiocytoma-amplified sequence 1, giving the protein MAQTEPPKAVRLWRDAALRARKLQGGPGEPEPEPEPDAGPPGGPPPPPDAAAPRLPSLAAAALGELEALNLCGRGLEELPEEVGAALSGLRVLSLRRNRLARLPAAALRHLDRLAELDLSHNRLRGLGDGGALAGLRGLRKLSLSHNELGAEGPGLPPRLAELGCLEELDLSFNRLRRLPEGLGRLRHLRTLDVDHNLLPSFPAPLLELAALEELDCSGNRHLGALPEGIVALRRLKILWLSGTGLASLPEGLCQLSALESLMLDGNRLQALPAGFGRLQRLKMLNLSSNLLEEFPSAILALPSLEELYLSRNQLTVLPPHLCQLHQLRTLWLDNNRIRYLPDSIVLLHSLEELVLQGNQIAILPEGFGQLSRVTLWKIKDNPLIQPPYEVCMKGIPYIAAYQQELAHSQPALKPRLKLVLMGLKDAGKTLLRRCLMEENEKREDMGSLEAGNTQHRGFPGQQQDVGRVAVGCCPFPEPQDNSSTRVPVTQQVERLPVERQDIPSRVPSHRAKRDKTSPAPSLPPNVPRVPLGLGLSGGSKGIEVMDWTADAERGLTFIVYELAGDPSYDVIQSFFLSPGALYVLVVNLSAYVPQHFYRSVGYFLHWLSSKVPHAVVCMVGTHADLCAERELEEKCLDIHHQIAQQEKRDAEGLQSLVQQVDEALGQDFDLRCSSPHAAFYGVSDKNLRRKKAQFQYLLNHRPQILSPVLPFSCQDRCQVRRLRDKLLSVAEHRDIFPNLHRVLPKSWQVLEELHFQPQAQQLWLSWWDSARLGLQAGLTEDRLQSALSYLHESGKLLYFEEHLTLREYVFHNLPRLIDILNVFCQRDATVLLQKLLSDTQIDELRTTQLHHYVEGFLLHGLLPAHVIRLLLKPHIQSREDLQLILELLEKMGLCYCVNKPKCKPLNGAAAWYKFPCYVKNEVPHAEAWIHGTNLSGQSFVVEQLQIEYSFPFIFPPGLFARYSVQINSHVVQRSDGKYQIYAYRGKVPVVVSYRPARGALQPDTLSIASHASLPNIWTAWQAITPLVEELNVLLQEWPGLYYTVHVLCSKCLKRGSPNPHTFPGELLSQPRPEGLTEIICPKNGSERVNVALVYPPTPTVISPCSK